GTGTCCCTCCCCTACAAACACCGTGCTTATAGCCTGTTTCTAGTTCATTTAGTTTCGCGACCTTTTTGTTTCAAATCTTTTTATTCGAGCACTTTTGCCCGGGATACGCATTGCCGAGGAAGCCATATTCAGCAGTAATTGCGGGGTTTCCTCGAGCTGGTTCGTATTTCCGTACGTATTACATGTCACATTTCCTCCCCGTGCTTTGCAATAACAAACCGATAtatgaaataacaaaacagaaCAGTATATAGCCTCAAGGGgctatgaaataaaaacagaagTGAGCGAAATACCTGTGCAGgactatatttatttttacttttatgcTTTAGCCTGTACGATGTAAACGCCTTAGAACTTCTTGGAAGTTCCAGTGttgttaataataaatattttgtaCTTGTAAATGTATTTATCGCTATAATGTAACAACCGCGATTTCAAGTTCAGGCGCCATGGTATTTGTACTAGTGAAAAAATAGACTAAATTACAGGCtaactatttttatttgttcacTAAAACAATGttactttatttttcatgTCAAGAAATAAAGAGCATGTTTTAGACGCCCCTTAGGGCAAAATAGGGCCTTCACCACCCATCTTCGTAGTAAGCCAGTGCGGGCTCGGTGGTGCTCGAGTTGTTTTCTCTGTATCTTCCTGTATGAAGTAACAGTTCGGCTGATAAGCATGCTGTTATCTGCGGGAACTCTGCGCTCCCGGGCTTAGCCGCAAGAGCGGGCTTGAGTTTCATGAGGCTTTTTGCCACGCATTATTGCAAGGTATTGCGAACTATTAGAAGTCAGATCTCTATCAGGTTTTATCCCTCATTAATGTATTGCTTTCAAGTTATGTTCAGCTCGGAGTTTTTGCTTTGCGGTATGTTTGTGTACCATTATCCAACTTTACCAATAGAAATATTAAAACATGACATTCACCAATTTAACTTTAGCTGCAAAAACATATCAGTGCGGTACAATTTAATAGAGTTAAATGCCGTTGTTTGTGATAACTAGTTCTCACTTCCTTTTGTTTCGTCTTTTTTTATAGTAAATCCGTGAAATTGCAGAGGGCTAATCGTAATCACATGAATAGGAAACTTTATCCTTTTTAGCCCTGGGCAGAAACCTAATCCGCTCATGGCGGTCGCAGATAAAGAATTAAAAGAACTAAAAAGAAACGTGCTTGTGCTAGATACTCAAAAGTATCATTTATTTCTTGGGCCAAGTCTTTTATCGATGGCATTTCTTTCACTTTAACAAATTTAAATTCTATAGGTAACGATTGATTACTTTTTGGTGGCTTTTACAAAGCATTAAACTCTGGAGAAATCGATATGAGCTGTTTAGTTTTCGTCATTTCGCTTTTATTGATGTAATTCATTGAAATGTTATCGTAATAGTGCAATCTCTTTTAATCAGAGGTGATATTTGTTGTTaacaagtatttttttaatgattgcATCCGCTCCACCGGTAAAACTTAGCAAGAATTCTGGCGCCTTCACTGCCGTGTTACTGTGCCATTTGCGTAGAGTGTCAGTGTCAGTAAACAGCATTTCCAGCTTTCTACTTTGTATCTTTCTATGAGCCCTTCCAAATTACCCCCTGAGAATTTCTAAGCGTTTACAGAACCCTGTGACTATCAGTAGCGTACAAGAGATTGCCACTTCGTGAAATCAGCATAATGAGACCACTCTACCCGTGAAATGCAATACTGTGAGTCATTTAAACTCTAACAGCTAGTTAGTCTTAAAGACAGTTTCAAAGACACACGACTTAAAAACAACTATTAATCAGTCGACGCCTAGACGAGTCACACAGACTTGTTGTTATGGGAATTTACAAGAGgcaataaaataatgtttagATCAGAGAATTGTCCTACAAACAAGTTGTTTTATCGTTCTTCGTCGGTCAGGCCTCCTGGTTGTTTGCCCTCTTCTCTTAACTAAACTGACCTTTAGAGGTAGTCTTTACTTTGCCTGTTTAGCTAATCATATTATATTTGTCATACACCTGAAGTTCACTTCAAAGTTGCGCTTTCgctaataataaaacaagttaaattttaaaaaattagcCGTTGTAATCATTGTAATTCAGTGTTCAGTGTTATTAATCTTCTATCGTATCTTCAAGAATGGCTTATTCAGTTTTCATTTTGCTTTTCCTAACTCTTTTGCTAGGAGGGGAACTTTTGAACAAACAAAGCCACGCTTCGCACAGAGACACACGTTCACGGCTTTACAAAGAAATAACTTCGTAAAGAAAGTAAAGCTGTGAAGACAAAATGAACAGTAATTATCTAATTATCATCTAAATATCACCCCTTTCTTCTTCAAAGTTCGAGACTTTGTCcattctttgaaaatttgggaatttttaagaaatttgaCGTGAAAACATTTGAAAGTGCTATTTGAATGTATGTGATTAGATATGTCCTTTGAAGCCTTATAACCCGCAATTCTACCATTCTTACGTGCGTTGGTCATTAATTGAGGACATACACCTGTTATTGTATCGGGTTACCGGCACTAGAGCTCGCCCTGACAAGCGTGTTTCGGTCCATGAAAAGAAAGTGACTTGTCTGCGCTGCGTCCCTTCTAACAAATTGCCTTCTTGGACTAATTTTGTCAAAGCTATTGTCGATATCCCTGTTTCCCTAATGTAATGTTATAACTAGGTATTTTTCAAATGACAAGGGCAATGTAACTTCTGGTGTTGTTCTGAAGTACAATCCGGGGTAATCCCGACCACCCCTGTCAGCAGAATCGCCTTTTATGACTGCCAAAGCTTTTAGTTCACAATGAGAAAGATAAAGTTTCAACAAGAATAGATGCCTATTATTTCGACCCTTGGCTTCAAAGGTGCCATTTTCAATAATGGGAATTACTCTTTCCCCAAAAAATACGCACGGAAAATCAATCTTCCATAGGAACACACGATCTTCTAATCGACAATTTCCCGAGAAGAGTATAGCTCTCCTTGAGCCATTAAACCAGATATATAGGATGGTTGTACTTTACTCTGCATGGAACTTGAATAACGCCTTAGAGTTAAAAGCAAATTGGATCCTGGCAGACTTAAGTGCCTAAGATACGTCTCAATATCGAAATAAGCTTTCGACTTAAAGGTAGAGTTTCAGAAATGAAAAATCATGCATCCAAGGGTGAATTTCATTGCTCACGATTCGTgcttcaagttttttttaaaagtttctcGTTTTGTCTctgtttgatagaaaatgacCCCTTTAAGTATTTAATGTCCTTCTCTCATCTTATTGCATTCGTTCGTTGACTTTCGAGTTCATTTTGGTGACACATTTTTACTTTACGCGGTGAATAACACGTGCCTCGATAGGCGGCTCTCCTTTCCCCCTCATTCCAAAGTGTTTTCCATAAACGCCCTTCAGGCGAAGATCCCGAAAAAAACCATCTTTGTGTGGAAGTATTATAACTCATAGAAACCAAGTACTATAGTTTTAAGAATAGTGAACAGGTTTATAGGTTGGTCAAACTTGTCGTTTAATTTCTCAGGTTATAAATGCAGCTCTTTCCTGTTGTGTTAAAGTTCTAATCATTCATGACCCTCTTAAAAGTTTTTGTTCTTTTCTTATCCTTGTGTAACTTTTCGTACTAAAGAGCATAGAGTGGAAGGTTCAAAAAAGGGTTTTATTGCGTCTTAAAATCATACATGCCTCgcgaaacttttttttctgctgtcTACAGAGCTAGGACGAAACTACATCTAGAATGATCCAGCGAAAGTGAAACGAGTAATCAATCGtctatgtttttgtttcaacTGATACATTCAAGAAAACCTAGCTATGATTGTGGTTAGATTGCTCAATGCATAATCACCCTCAAAAAGTGAGGTATCAAGCAATTGATAGAATTGTGACTCAGCGACAAAAACCTTTGAAAGTTTTATTTCGCGCTTTTACGATATAACAGTGAGTGAAGTGCGTTCTACCTACGATCTTCGTTTAAGGCATCAGATTCTGTAAGTCGCTTCAATTTTCGCCTGTGCAGGGGAGCAGTTTTGGAAAACGATTTGGTCAGTTTATCTGAGTTTTTCGTGGCTTCGCGGTAACTGCTATGGCTTTGGAAGCACTTTGACGATCTATTTGAAAAGCTCGCAAGAGAGTGATAGATACCTATCACGGAGCCCAGATGGCACTGCCAGAGATCGATACACTTTTCCCGCAGCCAGCATCCCTTCTAAAAGGCAAGAAAAGAGGACTagaatttataaaaaaaacgatcCTAACAGTGCGACGGTAAGAATTGCGACAAAAAAGGCTGCCATTTTCTTCTCAATGTCATTGGACGTTATTTACAACTTGAGTTTATGCAGAGATTATAAGGGCCTCTACAGTGAGCGACTTACACCTAGCGAGCGGGCTCGAGATCACGTCAGTATACCCAGTTTCAAGTTGCATGTTGTCCTCTGCAATGTTAGGATTTTCCGTTGACAGTACACTGCCTGGGGGCTTTGAGGGCCTTGCGCTGTACTACTCGAGGAGGTCAAACTATTCATTTCACGCCCTGAATACGAAAAGGCATAACGTGCTGTCCTAATGACTTATAGCACGAAGAACTACTGAATTACTTGTAGAGAGTTAGCTGCTCTGAACTGCGTACTGGATAGAGAACAAGGATAGTCGCGGGACGTAGGTATATGTCTTGTTTATGAGAGAGAACTCTTAGCAAATGTTAACAAAACACGAAAGACTAAAAGATTCTTTCAGCCATTCTAGCAGTCTTTCAAAGTCTGCGATCGAAAATAAGCAATGAAGTGAAGTGAGAACGGCAAAAAGAAGTTAGAATTCATTCAATcatttgataaacaataacgTTTTTCTGACAGAATTTTAAAGCCGAAGaaacagttttatttttcttctcgGTTATACACCATCCTTTAAATAGTCTTTGAACTTGGGTTTGGAGCCATAGGATGTTATCAGTGACCCTTGCAGAGTCTTTATCACTAGTCTGTCTGTTTAGTGATGACAACTCGGCAGTCAATCCCCCCTCCTAATTGAGAAACAGGATTTGGAATTCCTTGATATTGCGTTTGTTGACAATAAATCACTCGGCAAGACGCTCTTGTCTTGTATCGAGCGACGCTCGCGTACCACATACGGCCCACCCTGACACTAGGATGTGTGTTTGATAAGAGATGCAGGTAAAATACAGATAACTCTAACAACGAATAACACTAGCCAACCCTTGATACTCGAATAATAGCCAACTCGAAGTAATATGCTTTCCATTCGACTATTTTACTTCATATTTCGATAACGTTTTTTGAACTTCCCTTTGAGTAATGTGTGTGAAAAGCATGTTCGAAGGAACAGAGCTTTATCTCGGCCGGACATATAGTACCGTAAATAAACAGTTAACAAAGTATGTTGGCAAGGTAGAGAATGGTGAAGATGCTTAAGGGGACAGCCATTGCAAAATGCTCATCCAGGCTCGTTGTTTAAATTtgctagggggggggggggggggggcggaggAGGCGTACTTTATTGGACTATGCGTAATATGACCGGGGCCCCTGTGGACTCCCCTCGCTTCGTGCCTGCGCAACAACGCGCCTGGCTCTCCTGCGCCTTTCCCTAGCTATGCACCTGGCTCCTTTGGCAATCCCACAACTACACGCCTTGCGCACTCTTCCAACCACGTGCGGGTAGTGACTTTCCGCACTCCCCTAACTACGCGCCTGACGCCTTTGCGCACTCCCCTAACTACGCGCCTGACGCCTTTGCGCACTCCCCTAACTCAGCGACTGATGCACTACGCACTCCCACATCTACGCACTCCCCTGACTTCACGCCTTGCGCACTTCCCCAACTACACGCCGGTGCGACTTTGCGCACTCCCCTAACAACGTGCTCGATGCCCCGGCGCACTCTTCTAACTACGCGCCTGGCGTCCCTGCGCACTCCCCTAACTACACGCTTGATGTCACTGCGCAGTCCCCTAACTACACGCCTGATGTCACTGCGCAGTCCCCTAACTACACGCCTGATGTCACTGCGCAGTCCCCTAACTACACGCCTGATGTCACTGCGCAGTCCCCTAACTACACGCCTGATGTCACTGCGCAGTCCCCTAACTACACGCCTGATGTCACTGCGCAGTCCCCTAACTACACGCCTGATGTCACTGCGCAGTCCCATAACTACACGCCTGGCACCCCTGTGCTCTACCCTAACTGCGCGCCTGGATTCCCTGCGCACTCCAAAACTACACGCCTTGCCTTCTTTGCACTCCCCTAACTACACGCCATGCCTCCTTGTGCACTTACCTGACCCTTGGGTCCCTGCGCACTCCCTTTACCACGTGCCTGATGACCCTTAGCACTCCCCCAACTACAAGCCTTGCGCAGACCCCCAATTACGTGCCGGTGGCGACTTGGCGCACTCCCCCAACTAATTGCCCGGCTCACACTCCTAACTACGCGCCTTGCACCTTTGAGCACTCTATCCTAACTTCGCGACTGACGCCTATGCGCACTCCCCTAACCAAGCGCCTGATGTCCCTGCGTAATCCCCTTAATATGcgccttgaaaccctgtgcaCTCCCCTAACTACGCGCCTGACGCCTATGCGCACTTCCCTAACTACGCGCCTGATGTATCTACAAACTCCACCAACTACGTGCCCGATGCCCCGGCGAACTCTTATAATTATGCGCCTGGCGTCCCTGCGCAGTCCCCTAACTACACGCCTTGCACCTTTGCGCACTCCCCTAACTACATGCCTTGCACCTTTGCGCACTCTCCTAACTAAGCGTTTGATGTCCCTGCGCAAAACCCTGTGCACTCCACTAACAACGCGCCTGACGCCTTTGCACACTCCCCTAACTACGCGCCTGACGCCTTAGCGCACTCCCCTAACTACGCGCCTGACGCCTTTGCGCACCCCTCTAACTAAGCGCCTGATGTATCTACGCATTCCCCCAACTACGTGCCCCGAGCACTCTCCTAACTATGCGCCTGACGCCCCTGCGCACACCACTTACTACACGCCATGCACCTTTGCGCACTCTCCTAACTAAGCGCCTGATGTCCCTGCGCAAAACCCTGTGCACTCCTCTAACAACGCGCAAGACGCCTATGCGCACTCCCCTAATGACGCGCCTGACGCCTTGGCGCACTCCCTTTACTTAACTACGCGCCTGACGCCTTTGCGCACTCCCCTAACTACGCGCCTGACGCCTCTGCGCACTCTCCTAACTACGCGCCCAACGCCTCTGCGCACTCCCCTAACTACGCGCCTGACGCCTTTGCGCACTCCCCTAACTACACGCCTGGCGCCTTTGCGCACTCCCCTAACTACGCGCCTGACGCCTTTGCGCACTCCCTTAACTACGTGCCTGACGCCTCTGCGCACTCCCCTAACTACACGCCTGACGCCTTTGCGCACTCCCCCTAACTACGCGCCTGACGCCTCTGTACACTCCCCTAACTACGCGCCTGACGCCTCTGCGCACTCCCCTAACTACGCGCCTGACGCCTCTGCGCACTCCCCTAACTACGCGCCTGACGCCTCTGCGCACTCCCCTAACTACACGCCTGACGCCTTTGCGCCCTCCCCTAACTAACTACGCGCCTGACGCCTTTGCGCACTCCCCTAACTAACTACGCGCCTGACGCCTATGCGCACTCCCCTAACTACACGCCTGACGCCTTTGCGCACTCCCCTAACTAACTACGCGCCTGACGCCTTTGCGCACTCCCCTAACTAACTACGCGCCTGACGCCTTGGCGCACTCCCCTAACTACGCGCCTGACGCCTCTGCGCACTCCCCTAACTACGCGCCTGACGCCTCTGCGCACTCCCCTAACTATGCGCCTGACGCCTTTGCACACTCCCCTAACTACGCGCTTGGCGCACTCCCCTAACTAAGCGCCTGACGCCTCTGCGCACTCCCCTAACTACGCGCCTGACGCCTCTGCGCACTCCCCTAACTACGCGCCTGACGCCTATGCGCAATCCCCTAACTACACGCCTGACGCCTTGGCGCACTCCCCTAACTAACTACGCGCCTGACGCCTTTGCGCACTCCCCTAACTAACTACGCGCCTGACGCCTTTGCGCACTCCCCTAACTACGCGCCTGACGCCTCTGCGCACTCCCCTAACTATGCGCCTGACGCCTTTGCACACTCCCCTAACTACGCGCTTGGCGCACTCCCCTAACTAAGCGCCTGACGCCTCTGCGCACTCCCCTAACTACGCGCCTGACGCCTCTGCGCACTCCCCTAACTACGCGCCTGACGCCTATGCGCAATCCCCTAACTACACGCCTGACGCCTTTGCGCACTCCCCTAACTAACTACGCGCCTGACGCCTTTGCGCACTCCCCTAACTAACTACGCGCCTGACGCCTTTGCGCACTCCCCTAACTACGCGCCTGACGCTTCTGCGCACTCCCCTAACTAAGCGCCTGACGCCTATGCGCACTCCCCTAACTACGCGCCTGACGCCTATGCGTACTCCCCTAACTACGTGCCTGACGCCTTTGCGCACTCCCCTAACTACGCGCTTGACGCCTTTGCGTACTCCCCTAACTAACTACGCGCCTGACGCCTTTGCGCACTCCCCTAACTACGCGCCTGACGCCTTTGCGCACTCCCCTAACTACGCGCTTGACGCCTCTGCGCACTCCCCTAACTACGCGCCTGACGCCTTTGCGCACCCCCCTAACTACGC
The sequence above is a segment of the Nematostella vectensis chromosome 2, jaNemVect1.1, whole genome shotgun sequence genome. Coding sequences within it:
- the LOC5505679 gene encoding DNA-directed RNA polymerase II subunit RPB1; its protein translation is MQSPNYTPDVTAQSPNYTPDVTAQSPNYTPDVTAQSPNYTPDVTAQSPNYTPDVTAQSPNYTPDVTAQSHNYTPGTPVLYPNCAPGFPAHSKTTRLAFFALP